A single genomic interval of Helianthus annuus cultivar XRQ/B chromosome 13, HanXRQr2.0-SUNRISE, whole genome shotgun sequence harbors:
- the LOC118485395 gene encoding uncharacterized protein LOC118485395 — translation MRERAPEMEQHRHERRWQWWCGGGNEQRERRGERESVMVSSGHVSNQWSTSRTGGPCLGPVVLASVRRLSAVVMSRYTAARNGRNSERDGIFGGIPATADVGTSTMEVVRRNHASDDDGLVQIHVRVRFKSVNRRSKVVNQVGSVRGSWIRVDSVEPS, via the exons ATGAGAGAGAGGGCGCCGGAGATGGAGCAGCACCGCCATGAgcggcggtggcagtggtggtgcggCGGCGGTAACGAGCAGAGAGAACGGAGAGGAGAGAGAGAATCGGTGATGGTGAGCAGCGGTCACGTCTCGAACCAGTGGTCTACGTCTCGAACCGGCGGTCCTTGTCTCGGACCGGTGGTCCTTGCTTCGGTCCGTCGGCTTTCGGCG GTGGTGATGTCACGGTATACGGCGGCGAGAAACGGAAGAAACAGTGAGAGAGACGGCATCTTCGGAGGGATTCCGGCGACGGCCGACGTCGGAACTTCGACGATGGAGGTGGTCCGACGGAACCACGCTAGCGACGATGATGGTTTGGTTCAGATTCATGTTCGAGTCAGATTCAAGTCGGTCAACAGAAGGTCAAAGGTGGTCAACCAGGTCGGTTCGGTTCGCGGTTCATGGATTCGAGTCGACTCGGTCGAACCGAGTTAA